The following nucleotide sequence is from Bradyrhizobium roseum.
AATGACGAAGCCATCGGTTCCAGTCGGAATCATATGCTCGCAGTCCGGGCCGTATCAGGCCATGGGACAAGAGATACTCAAGAGCGCCCTGATGGCGGTCGACGAGATCAATGATTACGCTGATTTCGATTTTTCATTCACGCCGCATGTAAGGGATCCCCGCGGCGTCATTACCGAATATCATACGGTTTGCGACGACCTGATCCGCAACACAGGGGTCGAGCATATTGTCGGCTGCTACACCTCGGCGTCCCGCAAGCAGGTGCTGCCCATCGTCGAACGCACCGACCGCCTGCTGTGGTATCCCGCCCGTTACGAGGGATTCGAATGTTCCGACAATGTGATCTATGTCGGCGCGTCACCCAACCATAACGTGCTGCCACTCGTACGCTACATGCTCGACAACATCTCGCGCCATGTTTTCTGCGTTGGCTCCAACTATGTCTGGACCTGGGAAACCAATCGCGTCACGCGCGAACTGGTGACAGCGGCGCAGGGAAGCATTCTTGCCGAGCGGCTGCTCGAATTGGGCGAGAGCGCGGTCGACCACATCGTCGACGAAATCATCCGCCGCAAGCCGCCGGTCGTCTTTAATACGCTGGTCGGCAGTTCGAGCTATGATTTCATCCGTGCCTTTCATGCCGCCACCACCATCGCCGGTCTCGACATTCCGATGCTGAGCTGCAGCCTTTGCGAGCCGGAACTCAAGATCGTCGGACCGGCATCCGCGGGATGCATCACCTCGTCAGCCTATTTCGAGAGCATTCGCCTGCCCGAGAACCGCGCCTTCGTGCAGCGCTGGAAGGCGCGCTACGGTGAGGCCAGCAGCCCCTCCGTCGACGGGCAAT
It contains:
- a CDS encoding transporter substrate-binding domain-containing protein, which gives rise to MTKPSVPVGIICSQSGPYQAMGQEILKSALMAVDEINDYADFDFSFTPHVRDPRGVITEYHTVCDDLIRNTGVEHIVGCYTSASRKQVLPIVERTDRLLWYPARYEGFECSDNVIYVGASPNHNVLPLVRYMLDNISRHVFCVGSNYVWTWETNRVTRELVTAAQGSILAERLLELGESAVDHIVDEIIRRKPPVVFNTLVGSSSYDFIRAFHAATTIAGLDIPMLSCSLCEPELKIVGPASAGCITSSAYFESIRLPENRAFVQRWKARYGEASSPSVDGQSAYVAVYLLARALRRAGTSNIGEVRRAAAGHRYNSPQGPVWIDGDNNHCVLTPRLAVSNAQAQFDLFWEAEAPVRPDPYLTQLDVAAGPARETFRSGSSSSAPHLRVVK